The sequence gttgaatttgtgacaaagccttacaatcaatttttttctcctcatcagtccagtCCTGAATTCTATTCTTCgcaaaactatccagtgcttcatcatagtcggactgtgccaacaacgcccgcatcttgacttgccatagggtaaaccttgtgtctgGTCCAGCGGCAGAAGATCGTATTTCATGGATGCTATGAGTCGATAAAACTGTGTACACAAAGTAATACAAGCCGATAGAAAATTCTTGACAGAATTAATTTGCGGAGTAACGAAGTTGAAAATGTAGCACCTGGTAGATGTTCGGGTGGATGTAGCAATTGATCAAAAAATATCTGAGCTAGTAAACAACTAGCAACCTTCACGTAGCAGTACTAGTTTAAGTACTTGCTTACTCTGGTCTTCACGTGTAGCACGGCAACTCGGTGGATGAGGTGATGCCTCGGAACTTGAGTCTTGCACGTGCAGCAAGGCGGCAACTCGACGAATCAGACAACGACTGCAGCCTTGGTGATTTCGAAAGTAGCAGCGGGTAATTGATTAGCGGCTGGACAGATCGCTCCTCACGGAGCACCTCGGTTGCGCGCGGCTATAAAGAACCAGCGGAACTCCAAACTGTTGTCGGTCTCGGCAAATCGATCTGGCTTCGGATCGCCAGGTCGCGTCGGCGGCGCAGAACGCCAACCTAATTTTTCTCGTCTCAACGAACTCGTATGTgtaacttggctctgataccacttgttagataataacgagaaataaacgagacacAAGAGACGCGGATTTTTACGtagaaacccttgcgggagaaaaccacggacgcacgaaggtgCAATCAATATGAGGAGGATATTataagcacgagacgacagaccgtattaggatgcgactacatggggtatatatgaggggcaacacataaaagtccttgtaggacaagtaaacgagttgtactcgttcccgtcggtaccaacgcaaaggcccacaccgtatgtactatGTCTAGTCCAATAGgcagaatttggatcacaattttaACACGCGCTACGGCTTCATCGCCATGCCACTGGAAAATCTCTTGACGAAGAAAGGATTCGAGAGGACTGCGCAAGCTCAGACGGCCTTCGATCTTCTCAAGAGCGCCATGGCAAGTGCTTCGGTGCTCACCCTACCGGATTTCTCGAGCCCTTTcacttctactccctccattcctaaatataagtctttttagatattttaatatggactatatacggagcaaaatgaatgaatctactctttaaactatgtctatatacatatgtaAGTAGTTCATATTGGAATCTCTCAGTGGCGGAGCTCTCAGTCAAGGTTCGTATTAAGCTTTCGCACCCGTTGATTGTGGATTCTCCTCTGTTGTGCCGTGGAGTTTGATACGCACGCCGGTGCGGTGCGTTAGGTTGCTTGTAGAGTCTTGGTATTGTGATCCTTCGACGTACCCCTCATCTATTTGGTCCTGTTAGTCTGCTAGCTAGATCATGCCTTTTGTTGGGCATCCCTGTTCTTCTCTTCTTGTAACATTTGTTCTTGTATGGTTTTCAGTCCGGTTTTCCTTATTAACACGGTAAATTTGTTAAGGTTTTCGATCTGATATTCCTTATAAACTAGATCACTCGTCTGGCATTATGGCCAGTTTGAGTAATATATTTAGGTGGAGGGACTCCTCCGGTGATTCTAAAAAAAACATATTGaaataaagacttatatttaggaacggagggagtagttcataccATGAGGCTGGCCTGGTCAGCCATCTTCAAATCAGTCGGACAGAAAAAACTGCTGCCAATTCATCTTTTGAGATATAATAAAAAGTTGAATCCATTACAAACTTGGGTCATGCCTCTTGTCCAATTGGTACCACAACACACACCAAACCCAACAAGCGTACATGCCAACTGAATTAATGTCCAATCTGAAGAGCCTGAATGCGTGAACACGACGTATGAAACTACTATGAATCAAGTTCTAAAATATTATCCTTTTTAAAGTTTGGCAATGCATGAGCATGAATCGATCAGTCAATCAACCTTGGATGATTCTTGGTCGTTGTTTTCATCCATGGACGCGGACCGCCACCGCCGGCTCAGCATCCTGGGAAGCCGGATCACCGAGTTCACCCGAGCCACCCCTTCCAGCGCCCTCCACACAGCCGTCCCCTCCTCCGCCTCACCGCCGCCCAGAGCCTTGCGGAAACTCCCGGTGAACGATAACACAGGTGCGTGAGGCGGCTTGGTCGTGCTGTCTTCCTCAGATGAAATGGCTGCTGGCTTCAGGAAGAGGCAGACAGCCGCGCAGTCATCGACCATCGACGTCGGGAACTTGCGCCGCCACGCGCGAACCGCCCGGTCCACGAGCTGCTTTGCCGCCTTTGAGCGGTCGGAGGCCGACGAGACGATCTTGACCACCTCCTTGTTGGATAGCACGTCCCATATCTGCAACACTGTGTGGTTAGATAAGAAGATACAGAGACGAGTCTACTTCAGTTAACAGTTGCTTGATGTCAGCCTGATCATAAAGGATTTGATTTATGTTATCTTAATTTAAGTTGCAATAGTGTCAGGAACTGTTCTTAACTAaaggaagttggagcatgattgGAATGTAATGGACATGAAACTAGAGGAAATCCACTCTTGTTACCCCATCAGTGGCAAGCACCAAGAAGTCATCCTTTTCTGACAGCTTCCTGTAGTACACTTCGGGTGTGCAGATGAGACCATGGTTCTTGAGGCAGAAGTCTCCGAAAGCCCTTGCCATGGCGAGGCCCGGCGCGTCCTGGTCCGGCAACCACAGCCTAGGCACGTCGGGCTCATCGTCCATGGCGAAGATTCTCCCCTTGCAACTCAGGATCCTCTCAGCCTCACCTACGACAAGTCCAGAAGATACATTGCAAGTTGCAGTTAACAAGTGTACGTACCACCTACAGGCAAGTATGACATGAGAAATTCAGAGGCTGACCAGGAAGATCTGGCTTTAAGTCGGTGGTGATTTGCACCGAAACCGGGCGGCCCTTGCTGTCCCGCGCGCAGAGAACAGCGCGCGAATCGCCTAAATTTGCAACGATCAAGTGATCACCCtgtatgcaaaaaatagcaacaattGAAACTTTCAAATATACTTCTAAATTTCAAGTGAACATTTCGGTGCTTTGGCCGAAATGCAAACTGGAACCACTGAAATTCGGTAATTTCGGTAGGTGCTGAAATATTTCTGAAACTGAAATTTAAAACCATCTAGTATCTATTACCTGCCTAACGACGGTGACAGCAGTGGTGCCACTGCAAAGGCAGTCGATCCCGGAATGCTGCCTCAGCTCCTCGTCGACGTCCTCGAACGCCTTCACGATCAAGCTCTTCCACGAGGACAGCAGCTGGTGCTCTTCGCTGGTGTCGCTGGACGAGGTGCAATCCGACTTGTCGAACGAATCCATGTCCGCGTTGCTGTTGCTGGAGAGGGCGTCGTCTTCAGCTCTCGGTGCCAGAGAGGCGGACAGCTTCTTGGGAAGGGAGTCTCGGACATGCCGTGCGACGTCCCGGCCGAGGGGCCCGTGCCCGTCGAAGACTCCGCAGAAGATCTGGCCCTTGTGCCCGGCGAAGTCCTGATCATCTTGACACATCAAGATTATCTTATGTCTCAAGTAAATTTTGCACATAATCTAGCAGCTAGGCCATACTGATACTATCTGCCACGGATTTCAGTTTCTAATGCTGCATTCATGCTGATATTAGTACACTGGTGAGCAATAAATATGTCATGAGACTAAGTAGAGTACGTACTACATAGGAGATCAGGGCAATGGTGAGCAATCAAGATGGTGAGGTACATGTGTGGTGATTACAGTATCTCAGGTGTATTGCAGGTTCCAAAGTTTTTCAGTTTGAGCAAAGCTAGTAGCAGAGATGGACCTAGTACTACTGCAAAAAGCTGCCGATTCAACTTGCAGCGAAGAAAAGAACATATCTCCCATGGCTACAAGGAAGGGGAGGGAAGGAAAGGAAAGCTTGACCTTACCTGGCAGGCGGCCATGGCGTCCTGGTTGACGCCTTTCCACCCTTGCTTGGTGTGCATGGACACcccggcggcgccggcgagctgcTCCTGCAAGAAGTCGTCGTGCTTCCAGGGGAACCACCCCTCCGTCTCCTCGagctccctcccccctccttccctGCTGCAGCAGATCCCCATTGCCGCAGCCAAATCTCGGCAGCTACCTAGAACCTAGCTAGCTCGCTCCTGCAGCTGCAAGCAGAGGTGCACGGAACGGGATGGGCATCTCGGAGTTTAATGCGCGCGGGCGGGCGTGTGTGcgcgtgagcgagcgagcgagagagtgGGGTGAATGGATGTTTATCTTGCCATTTATAGCGTTGGGGCGCCATTAATGGCGAGAGGACATGGGCGCCCCGTCCTGGAGGTAGATGGGGACGGACGCCGCTAATGGTGGTGACGCGGCCGCATTCAATGCTCCTCAGCAACTCTTGTTGCCTGTAGCTGTGGGCGCCAACGTGAGATGCCTGCCTCCTGCGCCCGTCGTCGTCTTCAATGCGCATCTCACTGGCTCTGGCTCTGGCTGGGCGTCAGAGGAGGCTCACCTGTCTCTCCATGAAAATCCTTGCGAGTTTGCAGTGCCATAACGCGCTTGGTACCGCTCGCCGCTCGCCTAACGTCCATGAATTCTGAGCTCTAGCCAGTGTTGCAGTTTGCAGGTAGCAGCGGTCGCTGCCAAAGTGCCTTGTTTGGGCTAGGCCTGATGATAATTCTTGGCCCGGACAAGTCTGATCTGAAAATGTCAAAGCCTGGCCAGGCCCGGCCCAACCCAACATATGTGAAAAATGTCTTTTCCTTCTTAATTTAATGACACGCTAGGCGTCATCCGGCATGGATCAATTGGCGATTAAGTATGGCCAGTAGGAGCCAAACGACTATAGTGGCGAAAATATAAACCGCCTCTACAGCCATTCGATAAGGCAGTGTGTGACCCTCTGATCGTCTTCCGTTCTCTTGTAGCTTGCACAATCAACACCACTTGtcgaattcaaaaaaaaaaaaaaacaccacTTGTCATCCTGTCCCGTCACAGCGTTGATCGTACTTGCACAAGCACAGCCCATGCTAGCAGGCAACCGCCACCACCGTCGCAGCGTCGACCATCGCTTTGCACCTTGTAGCCTGCTCGTAGCATCCGTCGTTGCCGACATTGCAGTGTCGCCTGAAGTTCTGATGGTCCCTTGCGTCACCACCGACATTCCCCTCAAAGCTTCAATGATTCCCGTCGCCGGAGGCTCATGGGCCGTCCAATTGGCAACACATCAGATGGACCGCATGTTGCTTCGCTTCTCCCAGCATCACACAAATGCAGCATCTCGCCAGCCCACAGCTCGTGGACTATCATCACCGGCGGTATCGCTGGTCGCTGGCACTGCTTCACAACATCACCAGCAGCATCGCCAGCCGCGTTGCAGCATGACTGCATCCTTCGCAACAACAGGTGGTGATGCTCACCTATAACCCCTCACCCGCACGCAGCATGCTCCTCTCCCTGCACGGCCGCCCTCGGAAGCATCATCGAACATGTCATAGCATATCAGCGACCTTGCAACAATAGGGTTTGGTGCTCATGCGAAAGACACTCTTTCTCACTGTCTCCACCCCAATTGTCGTCTCCCTCACTGTTCCGGCATGTTCCGCCGTCCACCACCGCGATGGATCCATCATTGGATGACCTAACGGAGATGATCATTATCCCGCCAAAGTCGGAGGACCGGGTGGCGGTGGACGCCCGTAAGGCTGCGTTCTCGGAATGCATCAAGGAGGATGAATTGTTGTGTGAGGCATAGTATCCATGTTTGGTTTCACAAGAGAAAGCACTACGATCCCTACCATAAGGAAGTGGTCCATCAACGCAATGGAAGTCGCTCACCAATCGATGGTACACCATTCAAGAGCGAGTCAAAAAGTTTTGCGGCCTCTACAATCAAGTGAAAATCCGGTGGCCAAGTGGCACACAATCCAACAGCTCGTAAGTTTTGTGACTTGTTCAACTTGTTGACCCTCCATTGTCTTCATTAGCTAGCCCATACGTGCGTGCAGGCTATACCCAAAGATGGAGAAGAAGCACTTCATCTATATGCATTGTTGGTTGCACTTAAGTAGGCAAAACAAGTGGCTCACCGCTGTTGCCAATTCCGTCTTAGAGAAAGACGTCGCATTCGAGAGTCCTAGATTGGGCAAATTAGAGTAGACCGTGAAGACGAACCTATGGATTTACTTCTTCAATCCTCTCATTCTTATTGACAGTGTGAAGCACCTCAGCGAGGACTCTGGAAGGCGTACCCAAGTTGGGACTTGAAGATGACATTGGCATGGGACATGATGTATCATGCCTAGGATTCGATTTCTAATACCGCCATGCTCAATGAAGATGAGGGTAGTGATCCAACCATGCCAACACAAGATGGGCTTGCTCCGGCCAAGAAGGTGATTAGGAACCGGGAGAGGAAGTGGGAGGAGGTGAAGTAGAAGCGagaagggtgatacgtctccaacgtatctataattttttattgttccacgctattatattacccgttttgaatgtttatgggctttactttacacttttatatcatttttgggactaacctactaaccggaggcccaacccgaattgttgtttttttgcctatttcagtgtttcgaagaaaaggaatatcaaacggagtccaaacggaatgaaaccttcgggagtgatctttttggaacaaactcaatccaggagacttgaagtggacgtcaagaagcggccgaggcggccacgagggtgcctggcgcaccctagggggtgggcacgccccccaccctcgtgggcccctcatggatcccctgatcgacttctttcgcctatatatacttgcataccctgaaaacaccgaggagcaccacgaaaacctatttccaccaccgcaaccttctgtatccatgagatcccatcttggagccttttccggcgctccgccggagggggaatcgatcatggagggcttctacatcatcgccaaggcctctccaatgagttgtgagtagtttaccatagacattcgggtccatagttattagctagatggcttcttctctctctttgaatctcaatacaatgttctcctcgatcttcttggagatctattcgatgtaactctttttgcggtgtgtttgtcaagatctgatgaattgtggtttatgatcaagtttatctatgagaaatatttgaatctcctctgaattcttttatgtatgattggttatctttgcaagtctctttgaattatcagtttggtttggcctactagattgatctttcttgcaatgggagaagtgcttagttttgggttcaatcttgcggtgtcctttcccagtgacagcaggggcagcaaggcacgtattgtattgttgccatcgaggataaaaagatgggggttatatcatattgtttgagtttatccctctacatcatgtcatcttgcctaatgagttactctgttcttatgaaattaatactctagatgcatgctggatagcgatcgatctgtggagtaatagtagtagatgcagaatcgttttggtctacttgtcacggacgtgatgcctatatacatgatcatgcctagatattctcataactatgcacttttctatcaattgctcgacagtaatttgtttacccaccgttgaaagaacatgcggtgcccccatgtttggttttggtaattgatgacaatctctatggactaatggttgccttgagttatatttgaaggatttttccataggcttttcttggagtccatttgttggtttcaaggagagtttgtgatgaccaaggtgccactcaaggaattacctaaagattggtcatgtgagaggttgatcaagactaagtcgaagagtgaatcaagttgatcaacacacaaagcgtagaagatgtaccgagagggatcaagcgatcccatggtatggtaagcattgtcaattacgctttgtgtactaacccatgatcttcgtgagagttctttgtggggttaggttgtggtgtgcaagttcaagtgaagcatcacgaagagatcaaatgcttgaagcttgcagtccattgtggtgacaatggacttgtgaagatgtgcggaagagtggctcacccatagtggagtatgggggagcaatcaactagtcttcatcgagccaacgcaatcaagaaaggtggtccaacttgagggagtcaagatcgtcatcatctagctcaagtggaccatgtgcaaggcaaaggtttgcccttgataggttttcctttttaccggtctcatgatggtagttgggagaccgggttttaggttcgattgtcgtactatcaaggggggctctcgatgagtaacttgatcgtatcattcgtagagagatcaaaccattgcatccatacatcatctttcttggttcttgtttggttctctttgtgagttttggagcttttggtcatcttgatgacaagctcgagttcatcgaaaacggagttcacatgcatcttctatgatgtttccgatgttggaggttctgtcggttcttctctgttggaggtttctctcctctttttgttaggcatactTCCCCTattgttgttttgatgctactcgttgtcttgtatccaacaagcttgagtttgctcaattcggtgtcatttgcagaagttatggcagttctggttttccttggagcgtacttgttttcgtggaagtggcataaggttggtgttgttcggagctcaatcattgtagtgtaaagctccgggaaagcgtcggggtctccaattaggttgtggagaccaccccgagcaatttgacgggtactggtgaccgcccccaagggttgccaaagtgtacgggttcggtgaccgcccccaagggttgccatttgtacgggttcgatgaccgccctcaagggtcccttagtggaatcacggcatcttgcattgtgtgagggcgtgaggagattacggtggccctagtggcttcttggggagcattgtgcctccacaccgctccaaacggagattagcatccgcaagggtgtgaacttcgggatacatcatcgtctctgtgtgcctcgattatctcttacccgagccctttacttatgcactttactttgtgatagccatattgttctttgtcatatatcttgctatcacatagttgcttatcttgcttagcataagttgttggtgcacataggtgagcctagttgttctAGGTTTTATGCTTgataaattaaccgctaggtttattccgcatttgttcaagcctaaatcgtaattattttaaagcgcctattcaccccccctctaggcgacatcctcgatctttcaatcgtaatacttatgctatcttgagagaagccactggtgaaacctatggcccccgggtctattttccatcatataagtttcccatctatcttattttgcaatctttactttccaatctatatcataaaaataccaaaaatatttgtcttatcttattatctctatc comes from Triticum aestivum cultivar Chinese Spring chromosome 5B, IWGSC CS RefSeq v2.1, whole genome shotgun sequence and encodes:
- the LOC123111386 gene encoding probable protein phosphatase 2C 73, which encodes MGICCSREGGGRELEETEGWFPWKHDDFLQEQLAGAAGVSMHTKQGWKGVNQDAMAACQDFAGHKGQIFCGVFDGHGPLGRDVARHVRDSLPKKLSASLAPRAEDDALSSNSNADMDSFDKSDCTSSSDTSEEHQLLSSWKSLIVKAFEDVDEELRQHSGIDCLCSGTTAVTVVRQGDHLIVANLGDSRAVLCARDSKGRPVSVQITTDLKPDLPGEAERILSCKGRIFAMDDEPDVPRLWLPDQDAPGLAMARAFGDFCLKNHGLICTPEVYYRKLSEKDDFLVLATDGIWDVLSNKEVVKIVSSASDRSKAAKQLVDRAVRAWRRKFPTSMVDDCAAVCLFLKPAAISSEEDSTTKPPHAPVLSFTGSFRKALGGGEAEEGTAVWRALEGVARVNSVIRLPRMLSRRWRSASMDENNDQESSKVD